The Scophthalmus maximus strain ysfricsl-2021 chromosome 7, ASM2237912v1, whole genome shotgun sequence genome includes a window with the following:
- the tnni4b.2 gene encoding troponin I4b, tandem duplicate 2 gives MSEAPKKSKITASRRLALKTKLLKLACVMLEKDKEEKKLERETTLSERVPSLQLSGLSVQDLQALCKDLHHKIDTVDEERYDIDAKVEKNNKEIENLSQKVFELKGKMKRPALKRVKISADAMLGALLGSKVKESVDFKANLKTVKKEEEKKEEVTDWRKNVEAMSGMEGRKKLFNAGQ, from the exons ATGTCTGAGGC ACCG AAAAAATCAAAGATCACTGCATCTCGCAGATTGGCTCTCAAG ACCAAACTGCTGAAACTGGCGTGCGTGATGTTGGAGAAGgacaaggaggaaaagaagcTGGAGAGAGAAACTACTTTGAGTGAGCGAGTCCCTTCACTCCAGCTGTCTGGTTTGTCCGTGCAGGACCTTCAG GCTCTGTGCAAAGACCTGCACCATAAGATTGATACGGTAGATGAAGAGCGCTATGACATTGACGCcaaggtggaaaaaaataacaaggag ATTGAAAACCTGTCTCAGAAGGTCTTTGAGCTGAAGGGTAAGATGAAGCGACCTGCTCTCAAGCGCGTGAAGATCTCAGCCGACGCCATGCTGGGAGCGCTGCTGGGCTCTAAGGTCAAAGAGTCTGTGGACTTCAAGGCCAACCTCAAGACtgtgaagaaagaggaggagaag aaagaggaggtgactGACTGGCGTAAGAACGTGGAGGCCATGTCTGGTATGGAGGGCAGGAAGAAGCTGTTTAATGCTGGACAGTAg
- the LOC118315026 gene encoding troponin I, slow skeletal muscle, giving the protein MAEEPKKCKISSGRKLGLKIRLLAVAAQMLQEETEQRIKEREAALAERVPPLNLSGLSLQELQDLCKDLHHKIDVVDEERYDIGLKVSKNDMEVENMNLKITELQSKFKKPNLKRVKISAEAMLSVLLGSKHKESIDFKANLKTVKKEEEKEEVTDWRKNVEAMSGMEGRKKLFDASGN; this is encoded by the exons ATGGCTGAGGA ACCC AAAAAATGTAAGATCTCGTCCGGCCGAAAGCTGGGGTTGAAg ATTAGACTGTTGGCAGTTGCTGCTCAGATGCTTcaggaggagacagagcagAGGATAAAGGAGAGAGAAGCTGCTCTGGCAGAGAGAGTTCCTCCTCTGAATCTGTCTGGTCTGTCtttgcaggagctgcag GATCTGTGCAAAGACTTGCACCACAAGATCGATGTCGTAGATGAGGAGCGCTATGATATTGGCCTTAAGGTTTCCAAAAATGACATGGAG GTTGAAAACATGAATCTGAAGATCACTGAGCTCCAGAGTAAGTTCAAGAAACCGAATCTGAAGAGAGTGAAGATCTCAGCTGAGGCCATGCTGAGCGTCTTGCTGGGCTCCAAACACAAAGAGTCCATTGACTTCAAGGCCAACCTGAAGACGGtcaagaaggaggaggaaaag GAGGAGGTGACCGACTGGCGGAAGAACGTGGAGGCCATGTCGGGCATGGAGGGCAGGAAGAAGCTGTTTGACGCCTCTGGAAACTAA
- the LOC118315017 gene encoding caldesmon, with product MDDDFDRRMELRRQRREQMRNEAETVGYNNDDDEEEARERRRRAREERKKMRDDDEPGTTDVINTNSVTESESDTTATSAGGADDDQALLERLAKREERRQQRMKEAMERQKELDPTISTSNSTDSPLEEESSVSSSAQQHTEGEEETRVQEEVAQADTNSWRKEEEDDEREEKESAEGSRPPGTRNEEETEAAAIEVEVDLGKEGADEETVPDVDNEQEERKRKEEEERQQKEMEEKLRKEEEERQQREMEEKLKREEEDRQLKEEEERKKREEEEREQKRVEERMRKEEEEKQQKELEERLKKEEGEKLKQEMEVKKKVEMEEKKKKEEEEKKQKKELEEKKKKEEEERRKKEMGEKKKEEEEKRKREAEEKKKKEEEDRRKKREMEEKKKKEEEEKPKRFGLKEKNEPVKQNGSFIENKLKKTEKTSRDNAPSAKTDDVERQEAERKLQELKRRRNDAESEEFEKMKQKQQDAEAELEGLKRKREERKKILEEEDRQRKQGLEDKRVKEQEERKRMKEEIEKRRAEAAEKKKQKEDDTRKPAFTISPKGSSKIGEKAEFLSKSVQKNTAARVSHTPIVSKIGNRLEQYTSAIQGNKDAKSPKSPMADIPAGGARSIKSMWEKGNVGSSSDSPAPANKDVAGIKGGVAGRVNSWMAKPAEPEKTTPAPAPAAAAAAAAASPAAAKPADVKPGDVGNKRGMWETKKASAPAKVAVGVKSKFVTNAGVRP from the exons ATGGACGACGACTTCGACCGCCGCATGGagctgaggaggcagaggagagagcagatgCGCAACGAGGCGGAAAC GGTGGGTTACAACAAcgacgatgatgaggaggaagcaCGGGAGCGAAGGAGACGtgcgagggaggagaggaagaagatgagggaCGACGATGAGCCTGGTACCACGGATGTGATCAACACTAACAG TGTCACAGAGTCCGAGTCCGACACCACCGCCACCAGTGCTGGAGGCGCAGATGATGACCAGGCTTTGCTGGAGCGCCTGGCCAAGAGGGAGGAGCGCAGGCagcagaggatgaaggaggccatggagagacagaaggagttAGACCCCACCATCAGCACCTCCAACAGCACAGACAGCCCGCTGGAGGAGGAGTCCTCCGTCAGCAGCAGCGCTCAGCAGCatacagagggggaggaggagacacgtGTCCAGGAGGAGGTGGCACAGGCTGATACAAACTcctggaggaaagaggaagaagatgacgagCGAGAGGAGAAG GAATCTGCTGAGGGGTCAAGACCTCCAGGCACAAGAAACGAG GAGGAGACTGAAGCCGCAGCAATAGAAGTAGAGGTTGATTTAGGAAAAGAGGGCGCAGATGAGGAAACAGTTCCCGATGTTGACAACGAGCAAGAAGAacggaagaggaaagaagaggaggaaaggcagcaaaaagaaatggaagagaagctgaggaaagaagaagaggagaggcaaCAAagggaaatggaggaaaagctaaagagagaggaagaagacaggcaactgaaggaggaggaggaaaggaagaagagggaagaggaggaacgagAGCAAAAACGAGtggaagagaggatgagaaaggaggaggaggaaaaacagcaaaagGAACTAGAGGAGCGACtgaaaaaagaggagggggaaaaactaaaacaggagATGGAGGTAAAGAAGAAGGTGGaaatggaagagaagaagaaaaaggaggaggaggaaaagaagcagaagaaagagctggaggaaaagaaaaagaaagaggaggaggagagacggaaaAAGGAGatgggggaaaagaagaaggaggaggaggaaaagcgGAAAAGGGAGGccgaggagaaaaagaagaaagaggaagaggatagacgcaagaagagagagatggaggagaaaaagaagaaagaggag GAGGAGAAGCCAAAAAGATTTGGTTTGAAGgaaaag AACGAACCAGTCAAACAGAACGGATCCTTCATTGAGAACAAGCtgaagaaaacagagaagacaTCCAG GGACAACGCTCCCTCCGCTAAGACAGACGACGTGGAGCGGCAGGAGGCCGAGCGgaagctgcaggagctgaagcGCCGGCGAAACGACGCAGAGAGCGAGGAGTTCGAGAAGAtgaagcagaagcagcaggacgcggaggccgagctggaggggctgaagaggaagagagaggagaggaagaagatcctggaggaggaggacaggcaGAGGAAACAGGGGCTGGAGGACAAGAGAGTCAAAGAACAG gaggagaggaagaggatgaaggaggagatagagaagaggagggcggaggctgcggagaagaagaaacagaaagaggacGACACCAGGAAACCCGCCTTCACTATCAGTCCCAAAGGTTCCTCCAAG atcGGCGAGAAGGCCGAATTTTTGAGCAAATCAGTCCAGAAAAA CACCGCAGCCAGAGTGTCACACACTCCAATCGTCTCCAAGATAGGCAACAGACTGGAACAGTACACTTCCGCCATCCAG GGAAACAAAGACGCCAAATCCCCCAAGTCTCCAATGGCAGATATCCCTGCAGGAGGCGCGCGCAGCATCAAGAGCATGTGGGAGAAGGGCAACGTCGGTAGCTCCTCCGACAGTCCCGCCCCTGCCAACAAG GATGTGGCTGGTATCAAAGGAGGCGTGGCCGGACGTGTCAACAGTTGGATGGCAAAGCCTGCAGAGCCAGAGAAGACaacacctgcacctgcacctgcagccgcagcagcagcagcagcagcatcacccgCAGCAGCAAAGCCGGCA GATGTGAAACCAGGCGACGTTGGTAACAAGCGTGGCATGTGGGAAACCAAGAAGGCCTCTGCACCTGCCAAg GTGGCAGTTGGAGTAAAGAGCAAATTCGTCACAAATG
- the LOC118315027 gene encoding troponin I, slow skeletal muscle: protein MSEGPKKSKYSATRRLHLKSKLLKKAASMLAAEIEDKKHEKERVVNECFPPLKLSGLAVQELQDLCKELHRKIDVVDEARYEVEVKVARNNQEIQTLNGKIVDLKGVKRPSLKRVKKTTDDMLGAFTDTTKHMKADFKVNLKTVKKEEDKREEVTDWRKNVEAMSGMEGRKKLFNAGQ, encoded by the exons ATGTCTGAGGG accG aaaaagtcaaaatattcaGCGACACGCCGACTGCATTTGAAG TCCAAACTGCTGAAGAAGGCAGCTTCTATGCTGGCGGCAGAAATCGAAGACAAGAAACACGAGAAAGAACGAGTTGTGAACGAATGCTTCCCTCCACTGAAGCTCTCAGGCCTGGCAGTCCAGGAGCTGCAG GATCTTTGTAAAGAACTTCATCGTAAGATTGATGTTGTAGATGAAGCACGTTATGAAGTAGAGGTGAAGGTCGCCAGAAATAACCAAGAG ATCCAGACACTGAATGGGAAGATCGTTGACCTGAAGGGGGTAAAGAGGCCCAGCTTGAAGAGGGTGAAGAAAACGACAGACGACATGCTGGGTGCATTCACCGACACCACCAAACACATGAAGGCAGATTTCAAGGTCAACCTGAAGAcagtgaagaaagaagaagacaag AGGGAAGAAGTGACTGACTGGCGTAAGAACGTGGAGGCCATGTCTGGTATGGAGGGCAGGAAGAAGCTGTTCAATGCAGGACAATAA
- the tnni4b.3 gene encoding troponin I4b, tandem duplicate 3, whose product MSEAPSKPKPKISASRRLFLKTKLLKKAMTMLENEKQFRKDERERILEERVPSLVMSGLTLQDLQNLCKELHQKIDVVDEERYDVNSKVTKNDVEIQDLSQKIFELKGKMKRPNLRRVRVSADAMLGALLGCKVKESVDFKANLKTVKKEEEKKEEVTDWRKNVESMSGMEGRKKLFDAGQ is encoded by the exons ATGTCTGAAGC ACCGTCG AAACCAAAGCCAAAAATCTCAGCCTCTCGAAGACTATTTTTGAAG ACCAAACTGCTGAAGAAGGCCATGACAATGCTCGAGAATGAAAAGCAATTCAGAAAAGATGAACGAGAAAGAATCCTTGAAGAGAGAGTCCCATCCCTCGTAATGTCAGGCCTGACTTTGCAAGATTTACAG AATCTTTGCAAAGAACTACACCAGAAAATCGATGTGGTTGATGAAGAGCGGTATGACGTAAATTCGAAAGTGACGAAAAATGACGTGGAG ATACAGGACCTGTCACAGAAGATCTTTGAGTTGAAGGGCAAGATGAAGAGGCCAAACCTGCGGAGGGTGAGGGTGTCTGCTGACGCCATGCTGGGAGCGCTGCTGGGCTGCAAGGTCAAGGAGTCAGTGGACTTCAAGGCCAACCTCAAGACtgtgaagaaggaggaggaaaag aaagaggaggtgactGACTGGCGTAAGAACGTGGAGTCCATGTCTGGTATGGAGGGCAGGAAGAAGCTGTTTGATGCCGGGCAGTAG
- the bpgm gene encoding bisphosphoglycerate mutase → MSKYKLFLLRHGEGAWNKENRFCSWVDQKLSGDGVKEAQDCGRLLKEQGYKFDLVFTSILSRSIQTAWLVLEAMGQEWVPVAKSWRLNERHYGSLIGLNRAEMALQHGEEKVKLWRRSYDITPPRIEESHPYFFEIYDDRRYTTCDVPKEELPRAESLKEVLDRLLPYWDSTVVPEIRKGRTVLISAHGNSCRALLKHLEGISDEDIASVTLPTGIPVLLELDENLKPVKPRQLLGDQAKIQAAIKKVEDQGKAKPST, encoded by the exons ATGTCCAAGTACAAGCTCTTTCTGCTGAGGCATGGAGAGGGGGCCTGGAACAAAGAGAACCGCTTCTGCAGCTGGGTGGACCAGAAGCTGAGCGGCGACGGGGTGAAGGAGGCCCAGGACTGCGGTAGGCTCCTGAAGGAGCAGGGCTACAAGTTCGACTTGGTGTTCACCTCCATACTCAGCCGCTCCATCCAGACGGCCTGGCTGGTGCTCGAGGCCATGGGCCAGGAGTGGGTCCCCGTCGCCAAGTCCTGGAGACTCAACGAACGCCACTACGGCTCCCTGATCGGCCTGAACCGGGCAGAGATGGCTCTGCAGCACGGGGAGGAAAAGGTGAagttgtggaggaggagctACGACATCACTCCACCTCGGATCGAGGAGTCCCATCCTTACTTCTTCGAGATCTACGACGACCGCAGGTACACCACGTGTGACGTGCCGAAGGAGGAGCTTCCCCGAGCGGAGAGTCTGAAGGAGGTGCTGGACCGGCTGCTGCCATACTGGGACAGCACCGTGGTGCCGGAGATAAGGAAAGGCCGAACTGTGCTCATTTCTGCTCATGGAAACAGCTGCAGGGCTCTGCTGAAACACCTGGAAG GTATATCAGATGAGGACATAGCCAGTGTCACTTTACCTACAGGGATACCTGTGCTGCTCGAGCTGGATGAAAACCTAAAGCCTGTGAAACCGCGTCAGCTCCTGGGAGACCAGGCAAAGATTCAGGCGGCCATTAAAAAGGTGGAGGACCAGGGAAAAGCCAAGCCATCGACATGA